The Trichomycterus rosablanca isolate fTriRos1 unplaced genomic scaffold, fTriRos1.hap1 scaffold_203, whole genome shotgun sequence genome window below encodes:
- the LOC134306525 gene encoding zinc finger protein 239-like: MKNFHHCSECGRNFTTQSNLKQHQRIHTGEKSYHCSECGKSFSRQSTLQRHQRVHTGEKQYHCSKCGKSFSRQSTLQQHQHIHTGEKPYHCSECGKSFTTQSHLKRHQRVHTGEKPYHCSECGNGFSHPSTLQRHQRVHTGEKQYHCSKCEKSFTYSYALKVHQRVHTGEKPYNCTECGKSFTQSSALKVHQRIHTGEKPYHCSECGNSFAEHGTFQKHQRIHTGEKPYYCSVCGKIFAHENNLKRHQRIHIEKLHHC, from the coding sequence atgaagaactttcatcactgctcagagtgtgggaggaattttactacgcagagtaatctcaaacaacaccagcgcattcacacaggagagaagtcatatcactgctcagagtgtggaaagagtttttctCGTCAGAGTACGCTTCAAcgacaccagcgtgttcacacaggagagaaacagtATCACTGCTCaaagtgtgggaagagtttttctCGTCAGAGTACGCTTcaacaacaccagcacattcacacaggagagaagccatatcactgctcagagtgtgggaagagttttactacacagagtcatctcaaacgacaccagcgtgttcacacaggagagaagccatatcactgctcagagtgtggaaacggTTTTTCTCATCCGAGTACGCTTCAAcgacaccagcgtgttcacacaggagagaaacagtATCACTGCTCaaagtgtgagaagagttttacttacagttatgctcttaaagtacaccagcgtgttcacacaggagagaaaccgtataactgcactgagtgtggaaagagttttactcaaagtagtgcccttaaagtacaccagcgtattcacacaggagagaagccgtatcactgctcagagtgtggaaacagcTTTGCTGAACATGGCAcctttcaaaaacaccagcgtattcacacaggagagaaaccgtattactgctcagtgtgtggaaagatttttgctcatgaaaataacctcaaacggcatcagcgtattcacatagaaaaactacatcactgttga
- the LOC134306523 gene encoding piggyBac transposable element-derived protein 4-like codes for MSSKQFTAEEVLSQLMNWDSDVEEEISESEDPSEPEDNAIDDPDRQFSHNEEDSEDESAGVPSSDENQDTQQSSSTEGTWTSKDGKIKLSTSPHQSRGRLSSSNVIKMTPGPTRFAVTRIDDIESAFQLFISPPIEKIILDMTNLEGRRVFQEKWKPLDPTDLHAYIGILVLAGVYRSKGEATASLWNEENGRPIFRATMSLEMFHMISRVIRFDNRDTRAGRRERDKLAAIRDVWDKWVEILPLLYNPGPHVTVDERLVPFRGRCPFRQYMPNKPAKYGIKIWAACDAKSSYAWNLQVYTGKSPGGAPEKNQGMCVVLEMTEGLQGHNITCDNFFTSYRLGDELQERKLTMLGTVRKNKPELPSEILKMQGRPLHYSKFVFTEKTTLVSYCPKRNKNVLVMSTMHKDASLSTREDMKPQMILDYNSTKGGVDNLDKVIATYSCQRKTARWPLVVFYNIVDVSAYNAYVLWIEINQQWNASKLYRRRLFLEELGKALVTPKIQNRARPARSPAAAAVIAKVQGRASDQPTMDPLDIGAKKRKRCQVCPSRDDSKTSTCCVRCKKYICRKHTVTFCPSCGEH; via the coding sequence ATGAGCTCCAAACAATTTACAGCTGAAGAAGTTTTATCGCAGCTTATGAACTGGGATAGTGATGTAGAGGAAGAGATTTCAGAGTCGGAGGATCCTTCAGAGCCAGAGGACAATGCTATTGATGATCCAGATCGTCAATTTTCCCACAATGAGGAAGATTCAGAGGACGAGTCTGCCGGTGTCCCTTCATCAGATGAAAACCAAGACACGCAACAATCGTCATCCACAGAGGGGACATGGACATCTAAAgatggtaaaataaaattgtcaACATCACCACACCAAAGCCGAGGCAGATTGTCATCTTCTAATGTCATCAAAATGACGCCTGGTCCGACAAGATTTGCTGTCACAAGAATTGATGATattgaatcagcatttcagctcTTCATATCCCCACCCATAGAAAAGATAATCCTCGACATGACCAACTTGGAGGGGAGGCGTGTCTTTCAAGAAAAATGGAAGCCACTGGATCCAACTGACTTGCATGCTTACATTGGAATTCTGGTATTAGCTGGAGTATACAGGTCAAAGGGTGAAGCAACTGCAAGTTTATGGAATGAAGAGAATGGAAGGCCAATATTCCGAGCAACAATGTCTTTGGAGATGTTTCACATGATCTCTCGTGTGATCCGATTTGACAATCGTGACACCAGAGCTGGTCGTCGCGAGAGAGACAAACTTGCAGCGATCAGAGATGTTTGGGATAAATGGGTCGAAATCCTGCCTTTATTGTATAATCCTGGCCCCCATGTTACTGTGGATGAGCGCCTCGTACCATTCAGAGGACGCTGTCCTTTCCGACAGTATATGCCAAACAAGCCTGCGAAATATGGCATTAAAATATGGGCAGCCTGTGATGCAAAATCCAGTTATGCATGGAACCTGCAAGTATATACTGGAAAGTCACCTGGAGGAGCACCTGAAAAGAATCAGGGAATGTGTGTGGTATTGGAGATGACTGAAGGGCTGCAAGGTCATAACATCACATGTGACAACTTCTTTACATCCTACCGTCTTGGAGATGAACTTCAGGAAAGAAAGCTGACTATGTTGGGAACAGTCAGAAAAAATAAGCCAGAACTTCCCAGTGAGATTCTGAAGATGCAAGGAAGACCTCTGCATTACTCAAAATTTGTTTTCACAGAGAAAACAACACTTGTTTCTTACTGCCCAAAGAGAAACAAGAATGTTCTTGTGATGAGCACAATGCACAAAGATGCATCTCTGAGCACGAGAGAGGACATGAAGCCACAAATGATCCTGGATTACAACTCCACCAAAGGAGGAGTTGACAATCTTGACAAAGTCATAGCAACATATAGCTGCCAGCGCAAGACTGCCCGTTGGCCCTTGGTGGTTTTCTACAACATTGTGGACGTGTCTGCTTACAATGCCTATGTGCTGTGGATTGAGATCAACCAGCAGTGGAATGCCAGCAAACTGTACCGACGTCGACTTTTCCTGGAAGAACTAGGCAAAGCACTCGTCACTCCCAAGATCCAGAACCGGGCCAGGCCAGCTCGATCCCCAGCAGCTGCAGCTGTCATCGCAAAAGTCCAGGGCAGGGCATCTGACCAACCAACAATGGATCCTTTGGATATAGGTGCAAAGAAACGCAAAAGATGTCAAGTCTGTCCCTCCCGAGATGACAGTAAAACAAGTACCTGCTGTGTGAGGTGTAAGAAATACATCTGCAGAAAGCACACAGTCACATTCTGTCCATCATGTGGGGAACACTGA